CTTATTTTGCAAATTACTCAATTCCATTACAATTTTTTTTATTTTATCAATATTTAAACGTCCATCTTCAGTCGTAAGGGTCGATGTTCCCACTTTTACAACGACTCTTTGAACATTCTCTAATATTTCTTCTCTCTTATTATTATTTTTCATCTCTTTTATTCCCCTTTTCTATATTTTATTTTTATTTTTTCAATCTATTGCAAAGATTTGTATTTACACAAGTATACCCACCTGCAACAGCTCCAGCCCCCAATGCTACTGCTGTACAAGAACTCAAACTCAACATCAATGCAATTACTGCTCCTATAATTTTAACTCTTTTCATCTTTCCTAACCTCTCAATTTAATTTTTTTAGATTTTTACATTCTATTATAATTTCTTAGTTTTTACGTATCCAAACAGAAATTTTTTCAGCCTCAACTTTAAAATTACCATTTCCTTCTTCATCAATTATAACATCCTCAAATCCGCTTCCTGTAACTTCCTGCCAAACCTGACCAGCCCGTTCCTTTCCAACTTCAACCTGAATTTCTCCTTCTTTATCTAAATTTGAAAGCACAGCCACACATCCAGTCCATTCATCTCTTCCTGTTCTTTGAATTGCAATTATATTTGGATCTTCAAAGTGATTTATTTGATCACCATAGGCATGCAGGCTTCTGACTTCCAAAAGTTTGTCAATTATCCATTGATGCGGGCTATTTTCTCCGCCTACACCATAATAATCTCCATAAAACAGACAAGGATAACCATCCCTGGATAATAAAATTATAGCATAGGAATGTGGAATAAACCAGTTTTCTACCTGTGATTCTAAAGCGCTTCCCTTTTGTGAATCATGATTATCCACAAATGTTACAGCTGCCATTGGATTTGTTGCAACTATTGTATGTTCAAAAATTTCTCGCAAGTCATAATCTTGTTTCTTTTTAGAAGCGTCATACATATTAAAGTGAAGTCCAACATCAAATAAATCAGTTTTATAGCCAACATTATCCAAATATTCCTTCAATTTTTCCAAGTCATTTCTCCAGTATTCTCCCACAGAATAAAATTTTTCTCCATAAACTGCCCTTACTTGTGTTAAAAATTCTGCTATAAACTCATCTTTTATATGTTTCACCGCATCCATCCTGAATCCATCAATTTTTAGTTCATTTACAACCCATTTTCCCCATCGGATTACTTCCTCACGCACTTCAGGATGAGAAAAATCAATATCAGCATTCATCAAATAGTCATAATTTCCAAGTTCAGAATCAACTCCCTCATCCCAGTCCTTATTTTCTCCAACAATTTTATAAATTGCAGTTCTTCCTGTCTTATTGTCAAAATCCACACCGTCAAAAAGATTATAGTTCCACTTAAATGCGGAATATTTTCCGTTTCTCCCAGGAAAAGTAAATTTTGTCCATCCTTCTATTTCAAAAGGCTCTGATATTTCCACAGTTCTATCTTCCGGATCAACTTCAATCGCCAAAAAATTCTCCGTTTCATCAGCTCCTCCCTTATGATTCAAAACTGCATCCAAATACACATTTATATTGTATTTATGAAGTTCCTCAATCGCCTCAATCAATTCCTGCTTCGTTCCATATTTCGTTCTGACAGTCCCCTTCTGATCAAATTCTCCCAGATCCCACAAATCATAAGCTCCATAACCAACATCCGCTTGAGAAGTTCCTTTATATGCAGGCGGAATCCAAACTCCACTAACTCCAATTTCACTTAAATGTTTCGCATCATCTTTCAATCTTTTCCAATGTTTCCCATCATTTGGCAAATTCCATTCAAAATACTGTATCATTACTCCATTTTCCATAAAAAATCTCCTCCTCTTTACAATATTTTTATTGTCCCATAATTTTTATTCCTTTTTCCTTTACAAACTTAATAACTTCTCTCAAATCCTCTTCAGTATCTACTCCTATCACATTTGACTCAGTTTCTAAAACCTTTATTTTATACCCATTCTCAATAAATCTCAACTGCTCAAGCGACTCAATTTTCTCAAGCACACCTTCCTTCAGGCTATTCAGTTCATTCAAAAATTTCACTGTATATCCGTAGATTCCTATATGCCTAAAATACTTAAAGTTTTCACTTCCATTACGTTCATAAGGAATTACTGAACGGCTAAAATAAATGGCATTGTCATTAAAGTCTGTAATAACCTTTACATGATTTGGATTTTCAATTTCCTTCTTAGATTTTATTTCCTGCTTTAACGTAACAATTTCTGACTTTTCACTTCTGTAATTATTTGCAAGAATATTAATTGATTCAATGTCAATTAACGGCTCATCCCCCTGAATATTTATTACAAAATCATAATTTTTAAACTCATCTTTATTTATAACTTCAATTATTCTGGAAGTTCCATTTTGATGATTTTCAGCAGTCATAACCACATTTCCGCCAAATTCTTTCACAGCCTCAAAAATTCTCTCGTCATCAGTCGCCACAACTAATTCATCAATATCTGCATTTTTAGCTCTTTTGTAAACCCACTCAATCATAGGATGTCCACAAATATCCTTTAACGGCTTTCCCTCAAACCTGCTAGACGCATATCTTGCCGGTATTACTCCTAATATTCTCATAACTATTTTCTCCTATTTATAATTTATATCTGCCATTTGTAAAAATCTAAAACTTTCAGCAAATACAGTATTTTCTAATATTTAATTTTTTCCAATTTTAAAAAATCTGCAATCTCTTTTTATTTTTTATTAAAAACAATCTGCTTTATTTTACCATATTTTAAGATAAATTACATTATTTTATTTTATAATCTTATATTAACAAAAAATATAAAAAAAAGAGTCATTTAAATCTTTAAACAACTCCATATTTTTTATCCTATGCCATTCCAAATGTTACAAATCTTAAAATACGTCCAAACACAGATAACTGCTTATAATCATTTTGAGCTAAAATGTCCACAGTTCCTACAACTTGGTTATCCTTTGACAGCACTTCCAGCTTACCGATTATATCTCCTTTTGAAATTCCTTGTTTTTCAGCTGTAACTTGCAAATCCTTTACTTCAAATTTGTAATTTGTATTGTCAATTTGATACACATTGCTTGAAAGGACACCGTTTATTTCCTTCTGTTGAGCATTTTTTACTTTAAATTTGCTTCCTATTTCCTGTCCTGCCTTATAAACTGGGATCATTCTTTTTTCCAGCTGT
The DNA window shown above is from Leptotrichia wadei and carries:
- the kdsB gene encoding 3-deoxy-manno-octulosonate cytidylyltransferase; this translates as MRILGVIPARYASSRFEGKPLKDICGHPMIEWVYKRAKNADIDELVVATDDERIFEAVKEFGGNVVMTAENHQNGTSRIIEVINKDEFKNYDFVINIQGDEPLIDIESINILANNYRSEKSEIVTLKQEIKSKKEIENPNHVKVITDFNDNAIYFSRSVIPYERNGSENFKYFRHIGIYGYTVKFLNELNSLKEGVLEKIESLEQLRFIENGYKIKVLETESNVIGVDTEEDLREVIKFVKEKGIKIMGQ
- a CDS encoding alpha-amylase, whose protein sequence is MENGVMIQYFEWNLPNDGKHWKRLKDDAKHLSEIGVSGVWIPPAYKGTSQADVGYGAYDLWDLGEFDQKGTVRTKYGTKQELIEAIEELHKYNINVYLDAVLNHKGGADETENFLAIEVDPEDRTVEISEPFEIEGWTKFTFPGRNGKYSAFKWNYNLFDGVDFDNKTGRTAIYKIVGENKDWDEGVDSELGNYDYLMNADIDFSHPEVREEVIRWGKWVVNELKIDGFRMDAVKHIKDEFIAEFLTQVRAVYGEKFYSVGEYWRNDLEKLKEYLDNVGYKTDLFDVGLHFNMYDASKKKQDYDLREIFEHTIVATNPMAAVTFVDNHDSQKGSALESQVENWFIPHSYAIILLSRDGYPCLFYGDYYGVGGENSPHQWIIDKLLEVRSLHAYGDQINHFEDPNIIAIQRTGRDEWTGCVAVLSNLDKEGEIQVEVGKERAGQVWQEVTGSGFEDVIIDEEGNGNFKVEAEKISVWIRKN